The window CGCGGCTCATCGCCGAGCTGGCCCGTCGCGTGCGGGCCCTGCGGGAGCAACGGGAGCGGCCGCGCGACTCGCAGCGCTATGCGCTGGACTACGGGACGCTGACGCGGTCGGACTCGGGCCGCCGGCTGCCCGCGCGCGCCTGGGCCGACGTGCGCCGCGAGAGCAGCCTGCTGCAGCTGCTCAGCCGCCTGCCGCTCTTCGGCCTGGGCCGCCTCGTGACGCGCAAGTCCTGGCTGTGGCAGCACGACGAGCCGTGCTACTGGCGCCTCACGCGCGTGCGGCCTGACTACACGGCGCAGGTGCGAGCGCGCGCCCCGTCCCCCGCCACCGCCTCCGGggccgcgcgcgcgcgctctgAGCCgaccccctccctctgcccttgctTTGCAGAACTTGGAGCACGGCAAGGCCTGGGGCATCCTGACCTTCAAAGGTGAGGCGTTGGGGCCCCGGGTGGGGTGGCCGTCGGCCGCAGCCTGCCCCGCGAGCGTGTGTGCGATGCGCGCCGGCCCTCTTTCCCAGGACACACGGAGAGCGAGGCCCGGGAGATCGCGCAGGTCATGCACCACGACTGGCGGCTGGTGCCCAAGCACGAGGAGGCGGCCTTCACGGCTGTCACGCCGGCACCGCCCGAGGACGCTCAGTGCCGTGTGCCCTACCCGCCGCTCCTCCGGGCCATGATTCTAGCGGAGCGACGGAAGAGCGGGGACACCAGCACCGAGGAGCCCATGCTGAATCTCGAGAGGACGCGAGAGCATCCCTGGGACTACCCTGCGAAACAGGAGGCGAAGAAAAAGGCCAAGGCCGCCGCGGTGTAAAACGCCAGAGCGGGCAGGCTGTCCGGGAAGCGTACAGCGCTGGGCCCCGGTGTGAGAGCGAGAATGAACCCCCGGGAGCTTGCATCCGACCCGCCCCCGGCGACTTGTGCTGAAACGGACGGGCCGTTGCCCCGGTGTCTTTCCTTTGTCCCCCAGCTCTGTGATGGCTGCCGGGGGGAAGCCGCGGGCGGCGGGGCTGGCCGTGTGCAGCCCTCGCGCTGGCGCCTGTACCTTCCAGGCTCTTTCCCCGTCCCCGTCGCGTGCGGCCTCTGCCGGGACTCAGGCAGACTGCACGCGAATAAAGGCAGAAGCCATAGCCTTGGGGTGTGGTTTCTTTGACTGTGGGGCTGGGTTGGAGGAGTCTGGGGCTTGGGGAGCGCCGGGCGGGTGTCGCAGGGGTCCTGGGGTGGGCGTGAGCCTCAGCGCCCGCCCTCCCGGCCGCGGCCCGGCCCCTTTAAGCGCAGGCCCCGCCCGGTCCGAGCCTCTGCCACCACCGCCGCCGCCATCATGATCTGCCTGGTGCTGACGGTGCTGGCCCACCTCTTCCCGGCGGGTGAGCggcgcgggccgggggcgggccgccggggcgggggcggggggcggacgGGCCTGACGCGCCGCGCCCCGCGGGTCCCCGCAGCCTGCGCCGGCGTGCACGAGCGCACCTTCCTGGCCGTGAAGCCCGACGGCGTGCAGCGGCGGCTCGTGGGCGAGATCGTGCGGCGCTTCGAGAGGAAAGGCTTCAAGCTGGTGGCGCTGAAGCTGGTGCAGGTGAGGGAGGgcgagggcgggggcggggcgcagggGGAAGCGGGCGGGGGTCCCGGCGCGCGCGGCCCGACCCCACCCCGGCCCGCCGCAGGCCTCGGAGGAACTGCTGCGTGAGCACTACGCCGAACTGCGCGAGCGCCCCTTCTACGGCCGCCTGGTGGACTACATGGGCTCGGGGCCGGTGGTGGCCATGGTGAGTGCCGGCCGCGGGCGGGAGGGCGGGCGGTCCGTCCCTGGCCTCGCGCCGAGCACCCCGCCGACCCGCTCACAGGTGTGGCAGGGGCTGGACGTGGTGCGCGCCTCGAGGGCCCTCATCGGGGCCACGGACCCGGCCGACGCGGCGCCCGGCACCATCCGCGGGGACTTCTGCGTCGAGGTTGGCAAGTAAGGCCGCCAGAGCTTGCGCCCAGCCCGTCGCGACGCCCCAGCGGCCGCCGGCGCTCACGCGGCTCTCCCGCAGGAACGTGATCCACGGCAGCGACTCGGTGGAGAGCGCCCGCCGCGAGATCGCCCTCTGGTTCCGCGGCGACGAGCTGCTGTGCTGGGAGGACAGCGCCGGGCACTGGCTGTACGAGTAGCCCTGCCCGCGGGCCCCAGGGGCCGTCCGGTTTGCGACCCGCCTGGAAACGCACTCGGGCCAGCGCTGAGGCTGGCCGGCACTTCTGCTTACAATAAAGTGAAGTGCTTATGCTCACGTTGGTCTGGGCCCAGGGACACAGAACTACGTGTTAAGACATTTATTACATACAGAGCAGATACGTGGGTTTGCTTGCAGGGCCAAAGCCTGAGGAGAATGTccgcccagcccctcccccccagccgcACCCACCCAGCTAGCCCCCGAGTCACTGCACGGCCTGTGGGAACAGACAAGGGACTGAACGTACATCACAGTGGAGGgtggcagggtggtggggggaagcCTGCAGCTGCACGGGGCTGTGGCCAGGCCGGCTGGGCTCCTGGGGAGGCTGCCGGAGATGTGTGCTTCtctggtgggaggtgggtgggcagcaGGGCCGGGGGCTGCCCCAACCAGCGCCCCTCTCCAGCAGGTTCAGGGAGCAGCAGTCCAGGGCGGCACCCCTCAAAGCAAGTGGCCATCCACACCCAGAGCCGGCCACACTGCCAGCCCTAGGCACTTAGAGTGTGTCTCGGGAGCTGGGCTCCTTGGAAACTGTGGGAGGCAGTCCCCAGACAAGTTCCCCTGTCACCCTGAGGCTGAGCCTGTATCTTAGGACCGGCCCCAGGAGAGGCCAGGGgcctcccccttcttcctgagGCCTGGGCTTGCCCTGGCAGCCTGAGAAATTCCACCCTAGGGGTTTCTGGGATGGGTAGGACTCCAGAGCCTGCTCCTGCCAGGGGGGGGGTCTCCTGCCCGACAGAGCGAGCAGAAAGAGGGCAGCTGCCTTAGGCAGGCTGGTCACGCGCTTTCATGCCAGTTCCCGGGGTGGCAGGGAGCGGGGTGGGGAGCGTCCAGGGAAGGCTAGTGGCTGGGCCGGCCCCCCTAGGGTCAGGCCCCCCCTTCAGGCAGCAGGCAAAGGCTAGTGGGCTCCGGCTGGGAAGACTTGGCGGGCGGAAATCCCTGCCTCCTGCTCCAGGAGCACGGGAAGTGGGGGGGCCCCGGGGGGAGCTGGGAGCTGCCTGTAGGGCCCCTTCCCAGCCTGACCTACCACGGGATCCTGCCTCGCTCTGGCGCCAAAGGGCCCCTGGGACGTGGGAACTTGGGATGGGGGGCCGGCCACAAGCTGCCGGGGAAAGCACGTCCGTCTGGAGgggtccttcccctccctggtgAGCGCGCCACCCGGGTTCCCTGCCTCCCTGACCCACGCTGCCGCCCGCTGTCGGGGACGCCCGGCCGTAAGGTGAAAGCTGCAGGTTGAGAGCTTAGAAGAGGGGCTGGCGCCGGGCTGCCTGCAGGGCGGGCAGCGGGCAGGCGGGCGGGGTCGTATGTACACGTTGGCGTCGGGCAGGAGGGGCGCCGGAAGCCGAAGCCTCACTCGGGGCTGTAGGACACCTGCCACACGATGATGTGGCTGCGCTCGGCCTTGGACAGCAAGGGCTTCACCTGGTTCACGTCCCCCGCGCTCTCCTCCGTGTCGTCATCCTCTCCGTCGCCTAGGGAGACAGCAGCCGCGGTGATGAGACGGCCCTGCTGGGGACGCGCTGACCCGGGCAGCGCCCACTCACCGATGCGGAAGTCGATGTAGCCCTCCCCGCCACTCAGCACCAGCACGTTCTTCAGCTGCTGGCCCTCGGCTTCAGAGGCAGGGGCGGCCGGCCCGGGGCTCTCGGACGGGCTGTCGAGCACGCTGCCGTTGAGAGTGGCCAACACGTTCCCTGTCGGGGCACAGGGACCTCAGCGGGGCAGCCGAAGGGAGGCCACGCGCGGCCCTGCAGCGGGGGTGGGCCCGGCCCCTCCTCACCTGGCACGGAGACGAAAAACTTGACGGCGTCGCGGTGCCCGTGGAAGCAGAGCTGGGCCTGGGCCATGGAGCAGTAGGGGATGAAGCTGCTGGCTGATTTGTCACTGCTGTCGTCACCGTACACGTGAATGACACCCCCCGGACGGGCCCCCTCTCCGGAGGTGGGGGAGGTCTTGTTGgctggagagagagcagggcccCAGGACCCGAGCCTGAGTAGGAGACCAGATCTctagcgggcgaggggcagagggtgggagtgCGCCCTCGCCGAGGGGCCAGGCCGGCCTCGGCCCACAGGGCCTCTCAGGCGGGGGCTTCCCTCTAGGGGCAGCAGACAGGTGCTCTGACTTACCCCGGAGCCCCAGGAGCTGGCCTCGGTGCAGGACCACGgctgggggagatgggggggaCGGAACATggaagagacaggagaggagTCACGGgaggggcggcggtggggggggggagcgcggGGCAAGGCCGCAGCCCGGGAGGCACCCCATCCCCCAGTACGGCCCGGCAGAGCCCGCCCCGCAACCCCGGCCCTGACTCTTGCCCTTTGGCAGCAgccgtcgggggggggggggggtgactcaCTCTCGGTCAGCGGGATGGAGATGACGACGCCGTTGCCGGTGCCCACCCAGAGGCGGTTGCCCGCGATGAGCAGGGCTGTGATGCGCACGAAGGAGAAGCCCAGCTTGCctgtgcctggggggggggggggggggggggggagtcagcATGGCGGGGCCAGGGgccctccctgcccgccccccgaGCCGTCGCAGCCCCTCACCCAGCATCTTGCTGACATAGGGTTCGATGTCCACGTCCTGTAGGTGCTGGTGGGTGTGGGCGTGGTAGAGCCTCAGCGTGGAGTCCAGGCGGATGGACACCCACACCCCGTCGCCGATCCACGCCAGCTGCCGGACCTGGCTCTCCCGCCGTGGGTGGGCGTCAAATGATTTCTGTGGAGTCACGGCAGCTTGCgtcagtgggggcgggggggggggtactctGACCCCGCCACGGCCACCGGGTCACTGCTAATTCCCCTCTACTGCCTGCTTTGCTCCTCAAGGTCCAGGCTCCTAGGAGGAGCTGTCGCCACGCACCGGCCCCCTCCGCGCAGGGCCAGGTGGCCGAGGGGAGGCATGTGGGGCCCACGTGGTGTCACTCTGACTTGTCACAGAGTGCAGCAGCAGGCGGGATCCGGTCAGACGCACTCGCAGCCTGGCCGGTGACGTCGTCTCCCCGAGCACGTCTCCCGTGACCCCTCCACGAAGCCCCCAGTGCCTGTTAGAAGGCACGTTGGGAGTGACATCAGCTGACCGCCCCACACGGAGACCCTCCTGCCGCCAGCACTCACCTCGATCTGCATCGTCTTGGGCTGGATGACGTGCACCTTGTTCTTGTAGCCGCACCAGACGCGGTCGTACACGACGGCCATGCAGCGGATGGAGTGGTGTGGGTGGCCCAGGTCCATCAGGTGGTAGTTGCTCAGGTCCCACTGGCCATCTGCAGAGAGCCCAAGACACCTGCTCACACCTGGCCGGGGCCCACCTCCGCTCACACAGGGGTGGCTGCTCGGCCCAGGCCTCACCTTCGCCTCGGTGGAAGATGGCCAGAGTTCCGTCTGCCAGGGCCACCAGCACTCGCCCTTTCACGTGCCTGGAACGGAATGGTGGTGAGCGGGTGGAGGCCAGGCCACCCCGGGCCCCTCCCGGGCCCTCCCGGGCCCTGGCCTCTGCTGGCGGTCACATACACCAGGCTCAGGACGGAGTCCTTCAGCTTGATGGAGTGCAGACACTTCTTCCAGTTGGCCACAGCCGAGTGCACGTAGAGCCTGTGGGAGGAGGCCGTGGTGGGCAGGGGTGCTTGCCCGGGGACCCTGCCCCACCGCGGCCCCAGGGCCCCACCTACCAGCCGTTCTGGGCTCCCAGCCACATAGTGGGGGCAGCGCTGGTGCTGGCCCCCGCAGGGTCTGCGCTGGGCTCCGGCTCTGGCTGCACACCCCCCGTGTCGGCCTCCTGCCCGTTCTCGCTGCAGGAAGGATGGCGGCTCCAGGGTGGCCTGTGGAAGCCCGTCCCCGCCCGCCTCTGCcagtctccctcccctctgtctgccccgtCCCGAGATCGCCCACCTGCCAGGCTGGGTgctgggggccggggtgggggccaGGTCAGTGAAGACGTGCTCCGTGAGGGGCCCGGGCCGCACCGCAGCTGCCTCCGCCTCGCTGGGCCCAGAGTCTGGCACCTCCGTGGCTTCTGTGGCCTCTTCCGTGGACTGAGCTGGGTTGACCTTCCCGTTGGCGACGGCAGCCACCTCCCCTGCGTGAGGAGAAGGTGAGCCTGGCTGGCTGGGCGGTGGGGAGGAACGCGGGGCTCAGAGAAGATAGCCGCCCGGGCTCAGGCCCAGACTCACCTTGGCCCTTGTCCAGCACCGGGGTGTCCCCTCGGGAGGAGCAGTTGCTGCGTGGCACGTTGCAGCGGGTGGCACAGCCCACCAGGGTGATACCCGCCAGCACACCGTCTGCACTAGAGTCTTCTGGGTTTACGTCGCCGTCCAGGAAGATCTCCCCCGGAGGGTAGTCGCTGTCACTGGCCGCTGGGGGGAGAGTCACCGCCCCGTCACTCCTCACCAAGAAGCCCCTACTACAAGACCACACCCAGGGCTCCTGTCCCGGTGTgggtgctgggggaggaggtgggccccaggctctgctctcagGCCAGCCCAGCCTCAGCACGGGGGCCTGCAGGCCACCACCGCCTGGAGGCCTGGGAAGCCTGCGAGAGTGGAGTAGTTCAAAGGACTGTGGTCACATGACAGAACCTTAAGAAGTCTGAGGAGCTTGGAGTCATCTCAGCAAACGGACCCCGGCAGGGCCCTGGCCACCCCCAGGTGCTGGTGTGCGGCAAAGCCTAGCCTGGGGGGGCCCCAGCTCTCCCTGCTGCAGCCGGCCAGTGGGAGCTGGGCCCCCCAGTAGGTCCACGTTCAGCACCCGACTGACATTTCCGTCTGTCCCGGGGCCCAACGCATCTCCTTCCAGTTGGGTGAGTGGGCCTCGCCTTGGGTCTCGCCAGTTGTTCACAACACTAATGGGGACACCCCCACAGGCTCCCGAGTGTCCACATCATGTCCCAAGCAAGGCCGGGGCCGCCTCTACGTCGCAGCCACGTGCGGGGCGGCGCAGACCCCAGCGCTGTGGGTGTGGGCGTCCACGCGGGGCTGGCCCTCACCTGGAATGCTGGAGATGCACAGGACGTGGGCATTGCAGACGGTGAACTGGTCCACCACGGTGCCCGGCTGGTTGGCATCGATGATGACCACCTTGCTGGTGGTCAGGGTGCTGGTGAGGATCCACACGCGGCTGGAGGTGGCATCCACCTCGGGGAGCTCTCTTGCCTGTTTTGGGGCACAGGAGACGGGGGCTGGTGCCGGGTGCGGGCCACACCAGCAGCCGCACGGGGCGGTGGGGCCGCCTGGACTCTATCCGGAGATAACCTTGCCTGTGGCCTTAGGGGAGACGGCTCTCCTCCCTTGTAGCGGGGCGACAAAAACTCAGGACTGGACTTCCTACCAAGACCGCTGGCATGTGTGGCCTCACTCCCATGGAGAACTGAGCTCCTGAGTCTAAGTCCCTGCCCCCCAAGTCAGCCTAGGCCACAGAACAAGGACCCGTGGGTGAATCATTTTCTGCCACCCTCCTGTGCACAGCTTGCAAGGACAGAGATGCGCCCGGTGGCCTGACCCCTCCAGCCCTACCGCCTGCAGAGCGTCTGGGCCTCCACACTTCCCCACCCGCCGAGGACAAAGCACGGGTCCCACGTGCCCTGGACAGGGGGTGGGTCCTCAGATGAGCCCAGTCTCCAGCCCCGGCCTTAGTcatcctgtctctgtcactcCCGACAAGACTCCAGTGCCGGGCACAGCCCGAGTACACACACGGCAGCAAAGCAGGGGTCCCTGGCCCTGCCTTCCACTCTGACCTTCTTCTCGGGGGACGTGTGATTGCTCTTGGTCTCTCCTTCCACTTCCCGGTCGCAGGTCAGAGGGTCACGGCCTGGCGGGGGCTTGACTCCATTCGCGGAGTCGTCCTCGCTTGGTTTCCACCCACTCAGGTTGACGCCCGCAGCACACCACAGCTGGGAGAAGGGTCGTGTGGTCAGGAGCCCAGTCCCCTCCGCTGGCCCCTGGGGGCGGCGGGGCCTGAGACAGGTGCTCCCGCCCAGCCCCATGTGCCAGGCCGGCTGGGCCGGCTCACCTTCATGGTTGGGTCCTTCTCCACCAGAGGGCGGCAGTACACGGGGACAGGCACGTTCTTCATCCGCGTGTCCTCCTGGCCCCCATTGGGACTCAGCTGCAACCACAAGGCCGAGCGGCCACGTGGGCGCGAGGCGTGGGGCAGAGGGCCGGCCCCGGGCAGGAAGGGCCGCGGCGGCACTGCAGGGCTGCCccagcaccctccccaccccaccccgcgccccgcgccccctgCAGCACCTGCTTGTACTTGGCCGGCAGGCTCCAGCCGCAGGCCTGCAGCCGCCCGTCGTCGTTGCGCACGTGCTCGCGCACCTGCCGGTACTGCTCGCGCTTCTGCTCCCGGCGGGCGGACGAAGTGCAGTCACTGGGCAGGAGACGCGGCAGGTTACTCCTCGGCCGCGCGGGTCTGCCCTGTGGGGCGTGCGCCCCGTGCCCCGGTGCCCGTTCGGCCGCTGCTGCCACCGAGGGCTGGCTGGCAGGGCCCTGCAGtgaggtgcccccccccccccccccgcccccaacccttTCCAGGGCAACATCAGTCTTCTGATGCAAGACACAGAATTCCCCACTTCTGCCCTGGAGCCAGGTTCTTGGTATCAAAactaaggaaaacataaaattccGAAGGACGCCTATTCCCCGGAAGAAAGCTAACCTTGCTGGTAAACTTCCCATCAGCTCCAAGCGTCCCTGTGGGGCGCAGGTACGCAGGCcaggcggggttggggggggtccCCCAGGGCAGGGGAGCACAGCTGAGAGACTTTGTGCGGGGACTGAGGGGAGGGACACCTGGGGCGCCCCGTCAGGGTgtgggcacagagaggtcagCCTCCTTCCCACCAGGGACCCCGCCCCCAGCACAGGCCTCACGCTCCTGCCTCGGAGCCCAGAGGGGAGAGGCCCCGGGACACACCGTGTCCtcctcgccccccgcccccacgcagGCCAGTGGGAGACACTCACTCATCGGGGAAGAACTCCAGAGGCCGGCTGCCAGCCGAGATCTGGCACATGGCATGGCTGCGGCGCTGGCTGAAGCCGGCCGTGGTGGGCGATTTGTAGTGAATGTTCACCGAGGGATAGGAGCGCTTGGCCggaggggggctggaggaggagctgaAGAGGCGGCTGAAGCTGCCAGCGGAGGCATGGCAAGTGAGGGGCGGCCAGTGGGGAGccgtccctgcccccaccccaccccggcgccccaactCACAACTGCCAGATGGTGGACTTCTTCTTCTCCTGGACAGACGGATGCTCTCGGGACGCTCTGCGGGGAGGGGCCGGGAAGGAGCCCCGCTCGGCCAGCGTCCAGTGGACTTGCCCACACACCACACCCCCTCTGGGCCGTACCCAGTCAAACCCTGCACCGCTGTTGCTGGACTTCTCTGGCTTCGCTTGCCCAGGACCTTCtcagggggtggggcgggcaggcgggggggggggccctccccGTGGCCAGGAATGGAGCCTCGGGGAAGAGGGGTCCCTGCGTGGGTCGGTTCAAATCCCCCGAGGGGTTCCAGCACACCAGGCCCAACATGCCCCAGCCCAGCTCTAGCCCCTGGCCGGGGCGGGGCCCCCAAACAGCTCCCATGAGGCCCCTCCAGTCCTCCTATGAGACACGGGGCTGGGGTGCAGACCAAACTCAATGCCACCATCAGGGCCTCCTCTGGGGGTCACAGATCCCAAAAGGAGACGGGGGTGCCTTCCAGAGCCCCAAGGGCAGCCTGGGGGACCCACCTGATCATCTCGGTCCACCGCACGGCCTCCTGAAGCTCCATCAGCCTTTCTTTGTACTGGTTCCGCTCCATGAGCACACGTGCCATCTCCACCCGCGTGAAGCGACGGCGCTGCGCCATGGGGATCTtgtcctgggggggaggggggcgctgcCGGTCAGCCAGCGAGGGGCCTGCTGGCCGACTCAACACTGCGCCTCCTCGCCGGGCCGGCCCGGGTGTGGGCGAATCCCAGGGCGGGTTCCCACGGAGCCTCAGGAAACGTGGCGGGGAGggtgtgggcagggggcaggagatGCCGGGGGCCTGCCCGCCCCCAAAAGGTCACACGATACACTTGAGGGCTACGACACGGCCCCTGGACACCCTGGCGATCCCAGGTGAAACCGTCCGTCAACGCTAACAGGTGAGGCCGGTCCCAGGTGGAACCATGGGAAGACAGGTTCTAGGGAAGGTGCAGTGAGCAGGACCCGGGGTCACACGTCCGAGTAGGA is drawn from Leopardus geoffroyi isolate Oge1 chromosome E3, O.geoffroyi_Oge1_pat1.0, whole genome shotgun sequence and contains these coding sequences:
- the NME3 gene encoding nucleoside diphosphate kinase 3 isoform X2 yields the protein MICLVLTVLAHLFPAACAGVHERTFLAVKPDGVQRRLVGEIVRRFERKGFKLVALKLVQASEELLREHYAELRERPFYGRLVDYMGSGPVVAMVWQGLDVVRASRALIGATDPADAAPGTIRGDFCVEVGKNVIHGSDSVESARREIALWFRGDELLCWEDSAGHWLYE
- the MRPS34 gene encoding 28S ribosomal protein S34, mitochondrial, translating into MARKKLRPRLIAELARRVRALREQRERPRDSQRYALDYGTLTRSDSGRRLPARAWADVRRESSLLQLLSRLPLFGLGRLVTRKSWLWQHDEPCYWRLTRVRPDYTAQNLEHGKAWGILTFKGHTESEAREIAQVMHHDWRLVPKHEEAAFTAVTPAPPEDAQCRVPYPPLLRAMILAERRKSGDTSTEEPMLNLERTREHPWDYPAKQEAKKKAKAAAV
- the NME3 gene encoding nucleoside diphosphate kinase 3 isoform X1; the protein is MICLVLTVLAHLFPAACAGVHERTFLAVKPDGVQRRLVGEIVRRFERKGFKLVALKLVQASEELLREHYAELRERPFYGRLVDYMGSGPVVAMVWQGLDVVRASRALIGATDPADAAPGTIRGDFCVEERDPRQRLGGERPPRDRPLVPRRRAAVLGGQRRALAVRVALPAGPRGRPVCDPPGNALGPALRLAGTSAYNKVKCLCSRWSGPRDTELRVKTFITYRADTWVCLQGQSLRRMSAQPLPPSRTHPASPRVTARPVGTDKGLNVHHSGGWQGGGGKPAAARGCGQAGWAPGEAAGDVCFSGGRWVGSRAGGCPNQRPSPAGSGSSSPGRHPSKQVAIHTQSRPHCQP